In Thunnus albacares chromosome 1, fThuAlb1.1, whole genome shotgun sequence, the DNA window taaatgatttaataaGGTTTGATGATGCAATACCATGTGCTTTCCTTTATTGCAATATGAAGACCAATAATGTGATAATCTGAGTTCATGTGGTCTCCCAATTTATGTACTTTTGATGCTTGAGATAAGGGAAAAAGAAATAAGGTGGAGGAAATGTGGCCTGAATATGTTGGTTCCATGCtccaaaaatcaattaaagtaCTCACCTAATATTGTGACAATTCAAATGTTACAGTTCACAATAAGTTGCCTTACCTGATGTCCACTGAATTATCAAGTTCATTCTGTGAAGAGCTAGATCGCTCTATCTGCATGCTTCTGTCATGAAAATATCAGATTTTGTCTAGGAAATGAAGGAGAATGAACTGTGACTCATACTTGACTGCAGAAACAGTACACTATGAAgattagtatgtagtatgtactGTAGAGTAGTACGTAGTATGGAACCGGGACGCAGTGATCATCTTCATGGAGTTTGCTCATTTGTCTTGGAAATGGCTAAGTTGACATCATGTGACCCTAGTATAGAACCTCAGTCACATGACATCAGGTGGTTGTTTATGACAAAGTGACAACCAACTGTGCAAAATCCATCCGTTAAGATTTGTTTGTAAAAGGAAAATGATCTTGAAGACCAGCAGGATGAGCAGAGATGAGTTACAAAGACTTATAATTCAAATATCACCAATGGAACACATCTAAATCCATTTtataaaaatctttatttcaTATTCAGTGAAAAATCTAACAGAAAACGTGAGTGCTGCCGTTGCATCAAATCTTGAAGTGCAGCCGGACCTGAACAGAGTCTAACACAGACTAGGACCTGAAGGTCTGATGAGGGACTCCACTGTCTGTACCAGGAAAACCACTTTCACACCTCACATGGCTCCTGGCATAGAGAATTACATTTAATGATGCTTATCTTGTGTACCTTTCAAACAATATGTACATATGTGGGTTTTCATTTGATGATgatcagaaaataacaaaagaagGCAACAGATtttaaagagctttttttttttttttaccactgaGTGGATGATGATTTGAAGAATGTAATTGTCACTGCACCAATGAGGGACAGCTCAGCAGTCAAGGTTAATGAACCCAGTAGACTTTGAACCACGGTCTCGTCATGTGCTCCTGCAGCCTCTCACAGATTGCTGGTAACAATAGGCATGCTGCCAGAGTCTGAGGCTGTCACATGTCAAGAGTGTCAACAGAAGAAAGGGACCTGTGAGCCCCTCATCTCCTGCGTTACTGCATCACAGCTCCTGTTTGAGATGGCTGGCGCTGTTCCCCTCCAGGTCAGGCTTCTtgctctctgtcttcttcttgcTCTTCTTCTTGCCGTTGACTTCATTCTGCTGCTTGTATTTGGCGTCATCTTTCTTGGCTGCTGTCCCAGGGAACACCTGTCCCTCCACAGTAACGTCCATACAGCGCTCCTGGGCCACCAGGAAGTCTTTGACCTCCCAGGCCATGCTGCCGTCCCGCAGCATGAAGATCACCCTGTTGGAGCCCACCACAAACCTGCAGGAGGACAGGGGGGGACACGTGGATCAAAACCCTCCACTGTAATGTAACTGTTGTTTCAAATGGCTGAATACACCTTGTATGACTTCAGTTTTTAGTAATGATACACAATACCTGACGCTTATGATTGAAGAATATTGTTTCAATAAGCTGCACTGGAGTTTGTGATGATCCGGTTTGGAACTGGAGCCCGTCTAAAATTTTAAGAACCTGGACCCCTCCACACATGTTTTgggatatataaaaatactataataatttgtatctgatatggtttttaaacaaaaagttGAGTTAAAATGTCATCtactccttcttcctcattaaaaatctagACTGTATAAATATGCATATgcgtaatttttttttattttaaatgttgtaaaattgctggaaacactgaaaagtCCAGTCAGagtccacatcacacttgtgtaagttgcatgaCATATATTTATACTAAAGCTctacaatgtacaatgtagcacaaagtggCACTGTCTAACACAGAACTACTTGAAAGTGTGATTGCGGTTATTAGGCTTTCTTCTAAACAAGCTACTGAGACCAAACTCTTCAGGtggaaggaacatgtcacccagtgcagcagtgtggctcattgacatgttctTAATAGTGAATgaaggtctacagcacagaggaataagatataacaGGCTTTAATACACATACGTTCATTGTcagtttggatccaaacatgagatttgttgacaataagaaaaatatagaaaatggcCCGCcaatacaaaatgaaataatttacaATCAATTGATCCTGGTCTCAGTCTGTAGTCACTGCAACTGTGCTTACTGGCCCTTTTTCTACACACAAACTacaagaaaacatcatgttcCCCTTCCACACCCCcatatataaatacagagaTCCCatactgtgtgagtgtgtgtgtgattgagtgtaTTTTTTGAGTATGTGATGAGGGCGTGTTCAAGTTAGACAGGGTTTTAAGCTGCTATCTGCCATTTATGCTTGAGGACTGTCTGAAAGTGACCCCACATGATCACCTAGATTGTTTATTGTCAATGTCTACTTTTCAAACATCAGATTACAGAGTGGGGCATCTTTTTCTAGGTATTCAATAGGACCAACAGTCGTATGAAAAGCAGTTAAACACAGTACTTGTTGATGTTGAATGAGTTCAGTGAGTTTGTACCTCTGAATATCAAAGTTGGCGTTAAAGAGGCTGCCCTGCCACAGACCAGTGATCTCCTCCGTCTCTTTCTCAGTGGGATCCCCCGACACTGTAGCAAAAACCATCAGAGTCCGGCCCTTCTTGGACATCTTCAGCAGCTCCTCGGGCTTGGACGGGTCCACCTTAGCGAAGTCGATGGGTGGAGGAGACCTTTTGTGCTCCGGGAGGTCACCTTCCTCAATGTCATCATCCTCCTGTGGACCAAGAGAAAATGATCCATGGTGAGTCATGAGAGGACATGTTGAAACACTGTTACTGTCTCACTCTGCACATGACTGGAAGCTCTGTGCCCAGACCCGTTCAAAATGTTGCAGCATGCTTGTTAACACAGCTCACACCTCATCAAGTCTCACTTAAAGATCTCCTCAGGTCATGTTTTATGaattataaaaatacttttctttgGATTATTTGTATCTGATGGTTTCTATGTGGAGAGAAAAGTTCCAGTACCCCTTTAGGGATActcctccttttccctcattACAAATTTCACAATCTCTGAATATGTgaatattgttaatttcaaaagtttaactgctggacacaagatgtctcctacttcactgtgaagtccattctcagtgtttgtgatgtgtaggcttcaaatttccacatcacacttgtgtaagatAAATATTAGACAGCTGGttccaaactagttgtaatGTCTCAAATCATGCTTGTACACATcttaaaaggacaggttcatcatttttcaagtatgtcttaaaacagcagtcaggtgtccatatgaacagtgaaagaggttttcctcgctgtaatcattcctcctgttcatactgactattaaaagatcctcttcaaatgtgctttcaatgtaagtgatggaggccaaaatccacagtgtgtccacacagtcatttaaaagttgatgtgaagcttatatgaggcttcatcagtctgagttagtcatatcaagtggatacttgacacatttacagtcttaaattccctctttgagtttcttcagacagtgtttccctgttgagctgtggtggaagtatagtaacaaaaagaagaactttggcactaaaaagactgtaatgttgaaagatatctacttgatttgactcgtttggacgctgaagcttcatattagcttcagataaacttttaaatacatttttgcacagaaggaggactgtggattttgtcctccatcacttccattgtaagtgtatAATGAAGGGATATTCTaatgtcagtatgaacaggagggatgattacaacaagaaaacatgtttccgtgttcatttgggctcctgactgatgttttacaACAGACAAAATTGTGACCCTGTCCTTTGAGAGACAAGGTTAGATCAGAGAACAGAACATAGCCTATCCATAGACTATCAAACAAGAACTTGTTATGTAGCTCAAATTGGTACAGTATTAAACTAAGGAGTTGTGTGTTGCTGATGATGCACGGCTCATAAACGGAGCTAACGGCTTGGCTAGTTGCTAATGTGTGGAACTAGCATGTTACACATTACCTCCCACTGCTCCAGCAGCCGTGCCATGTCTGCGTCATTGTAGTCTCTGATGTCCTTCTTTTTCTTAGGCTTAGCTTTGCTGTCTGTCgccaaaatacaaagaaaatacgTGCAGAGCAGGAGCACCACACATCTCCACCTGAAGCCAGACGCCATGTTTACAGATGGTGTCTTCTGATTGGCTCAGAAGTCAGCCGGTCACAAGACGCGAGGGGCGTGTCTAGAGCCGACCGGAGGCACACACATCAGAGGAGGgggtttcaaaataaaaatacaatttaaataatgtagatatttttttatcatttgtctgtttgcttTGGACGAAAACATCAGCCAAATGAATACATGTTGCTATCATTATCATGTTTATTgtcctatttttatttttatttgccaGAAACCCTAAAAACCttgttcattttttctttttgatgttGTTCATTTTTTACGCACATGTGTCACAAATACAAGTATTTCGAAATATTTCACCACCCCTATTTGGCTCATTCTCTTATATTTATCGTCAATCTGCATAGAAATCAACTTCAAACTCAGTAAAAGTTATCTATTAATGTAAATGACAATCCCACAATTACACTTGGGAGCTATCTGTATCGATGTGAGATGTCAGGGAAACAAGTTAATTGGCTGTATGCTGTTGT includes these proteins:
- the mesd gene encoding LRP chaperone MESD; amino-acid sequence: MASGFRWRCVVLLLCTYFLCILATDSKAKPKKKKDIRDYNDADMARLLEQWEEDDDIEEGDLPEHKRSPPPIDFAKVDPSKPEELLKMSKKGRTLMVFATVSGDPTEKETEEITGLWQGSLFNANFDIQRFVVGSNRVIFMLRDGSMAWEVKDFLVAQERCMDVTVEGQVFPGTAAKKDDAKYKQQNEVNGKKKSKKKTESKKPDLEGNSASHLKQEL